One genomic window of Ilyobacter polytropus DSM 2926 includes the following:
- a CDS encoding nucleoside 2-deoxyribosyltransferase — protein MKKIYFAGSIRGGRENMEIYAELIEFLSNYGTVLTEHVGYKDLEETMESEKSDFAIYDQDIAWLRECDLVVAEVSQPSIGVGYEIGIAESLGKKILCLYNEEAPKRLSAMLAGNEKISTCFYNSIEHAKRCIEGALKNL, from the coding sequence ATGAAAAAAATATATTTTGCAGGTTCCATAAGAGGTGGCAGAGAAAATATGGAAATTTATGCTGAGTTAATCGAATTTTTAAGTAATTATGGAACGGTTCTTACTGAGCATGTGGGATATAAAGATTTAGAGGAGACAATGGAGAGTGAAAAATCAGACTTTGCAATATATGATCAGGACATAGCCTGGCTCAGAGAGTGTGACCTGGTAGTGGCAGAGGTATCACAGCCTTCTATAGGAGTGGGGTATGAAATAGGTATTGCTGAATCTCTGGGGAAAAAAATACTGTGTCTTTATAATGAGGAGGCACCCAAAAGACTATCAGCTATGCTTGCAGGTAACGAAAAAATATCAACATGTTTTTATAACTCTATAGAGCACGCAAAAAGGTGTATAGAGGGAGCCCTAAAAAACCTTTAA
- the rfaD gene encoding ADP-glyceromanno-heptose 6-epimerase, whose translation MILVTGAAGFIGSALVWKLNEDGINDIVVSDKLRTEDKWLNLRKRDYADWVDRDELFEWLSVYENARKLTAVVHMGACSATTEQNGDFLMKNNYEFSKKLWEFCTNRNIKYIYASSAATYGIGEQGYNDDVSSEELKKLMPLNKYGYSKKYFDDWAFKQEESPKEWIGLKFFNVYGPQEYHKGRMASLVFHAFNQYKENDIVKLFKSHKEGYEDGWQLRDFVYIKDVVNVIKFFLDNDTKSGVYNLGTGKARSFYELALNTVRAAEDNYDIKGEDVIEFIPMPEDLRGRYQYFTQAEMNKLKKIGYTEEFHTLEEGVKDYVQNYLVKEDSYL comes from the coding sequence ATGATTCTAGTTACTGGAGCTGCTGGATTTATAGGGAGTGCCCTTGTCTGGAAGCTCAATGAAGATGGGATAAATGACATAGTCGTATCTGATAAATTAAGAACAGAAGATAAATGGTTGAATCTAAGAAAAAGAGATTATGCTGACTGGGTAGACAGAGATGAACTTTTTGAATGGCTGTCTGTTTATGAAAATGCTCGTAAACTAACTGCAGTAGTACATATGGGTGCCTGTTCTGCAACAACAGAACAAAACGGGGACTTTCTTATGAAGAATAACTATGAGTTTTCAAAAAAATTGTGGGAATTCTGTACAAACAGAAACATAAAATATATCTATGCATCATCTGCTGCTACTTACGGGATAGGAGAACAGGGATATAATGATGATGTATCTTCTGAAGAATTAAAGAAACTCATGCCTTTAAATAAATACGGATATTCTAAAAAATACTTTGATGACTGGGCCTTTAAACAAGAGGAAAGCCCTAAAGAGTGGATAGGTCTTAAGTTCTTTAATGTATATGGTCCTCAGGAATATCATAAAGGAAGAATGGCATCCCTGGTATTTCATGCCTTTAATCAGTATAAAGAAAACGATATAGTAAAACTTTTTAAATCTCACAAAGAGGGATATGAAGACGGATGGCAGCTTAGAGACTTTGTATATATAAAAGACGTTGTAAATGTAATAAAATTCTTTTTGGATAATGATACAAAATCCGGAGTATACAACCTAGGAACTGGAAAAGCTAGAAGTTTTTATGAACTGGCCTTGAATACAGTTAGGGCAGCAGAAGATAATTATGATATAAAAGGTGAAGATGTAATAGAATTTATACCTATGCCTGAAGACTTGAGAGGTAGATATCAGTATTTTACCCAGGCAGAGATGAATAAACTAAAAAAAATAGGTTATACTGAAGAATTTCATACCCTTGAAGAGGGAGTCAAAGATTACGTACAAAATTATCTGGTGAAAGAAGACTCGTATCTATAG
- a CDS encoding undecaprenyl-diphosphate phosphatase: MNSLLIVIILGIVEGLTEFIPVSSTGHMILVEQFVNNPQLSKEFMDTFLIVVQLGAILAVVIIFWKDISPFVKDRKKVEEKLTLWSKIAVGVLPAAVLGLLLDDYISEYFFGNVIIVSVMLILYGFIFMKEKNFEKENCIEDIKQLTYKTAFLVGWFQCLAMIPGTSRSGVTIIGGILLGLSRGVAAEYSFFLAIPIMAGATLLKVLKNGLDFSPEEWKLTLVGTAVSFFVAYIVIKWFMSYIKSRDFKVFGVYRIVLGILVLISIF, from the coding sequence TTGAATTCATTATTGATAGTAATTATACTTGGAATAGTAGAGGGACTGACAGAATTCATACCTGTTAGCAGCACCGGTCATATGATTCTTGTGGAACAGTTTGTAAATAATCCACAGTTATCTAAAGAGTTTATGGATACTTTTCTCATAGTTGTGCAACTAGGAGCTATACTGGCAGTTGTTATTATTTTCTGGAAGGATATCAGCCCATTTGTAAAAGACAGGAAAAAGGTAGAAGAGAAACTTACTCTCTGGAGTAAGATAGCAGTAGGGGTTCTTCCTGCAGCAGTTTTAGGCCTTCTTTTAGATGATTATATATCGGAATATTTTTTTGGAAATGTGATAATAGTATCGGTAATGCTCATTCTATATGGGTTTATCTTTATGAAGGAAAAGAACTTTGAAAAGGAAAACTGTATTGAGGATATAAAACAACTTACTTATAAAACAGCATTCCTTGTAGGCTGGTTTCAGTGTTTGGCCATGATACCAGGAACCTCGAGATCAGGGGTAACTATAATTGGTGGTATACTTTTGGGGCTTTCTAGAGGAGTAGCCGCAGAGTACTCTTTTTTTCTTGCTATTCCAATAATGGCAGGTGCTACTCTGCTCAAGGTTTTAAAAAACGGCCTTGATTTTTCTCCCGAAGAGTGGAAGCTCACACTTGTAGGAACTGCTGTCTCTTTTTTTGTAGCTTACATTGTTATAAAATGGTTTATGTCTTATATAAAAAGCAGGGATTTTAAGGTATTTGGTGTATACAGAATTGTACTGGGAATCCTGGTATTGATCAGTATTTTTTAA
- a CDS encoding type IV pilus twitching motility protein PilT translates to MNITDILVAAKDAEASDIHLVAGKPPTFRIHGVLEDMPGCEEKLMPLAVKELAYSILNEDQEKSFEKNKELDFSFGISGVGRYRVNVHVQRGTIGVSIRSLSTEIPDFSKLGLPEVVRSFTEYENGLILVTGPTGSGKSTTLASLIDKINKEKAHHIITVEDPIEYLHTHKRALVEQRELKADTESFSTALKYALRQDPDVILIGEMRDLETITAALTAAETGHLVFGTLHTNSAAKTIDRIIDVFPMDQQSQIRIQLSTSLRAVLAQQLVPSTDRKRKVACEIMVGTPAIGNLIRENKTYQIPSMIETGMRHGMISMDAFLEKLLKQGKITTQEFEKRSSVKKNKIDL, encoded by the coding sequence ATGAATATTACAGACATTCTAGTTGCAGCAAAGGACGCAGAGGCATCTGATATCCATCTTGTGGCAGGAAAACCGCCTACATTCAGAATCCATGGTGTTTTGGAAGATATGCCCGGCTGCGAGGAAAAATTAATGCCTTTGGCTGTAAAAGAACTTGCCTACTCAATATTAAATGAGGATCAGGAAAAAAGTTTTGAAAAAAATAAAGAGTTGGATTTTTCCTTTGGTATATCAGGAGTTGGTAGATACAGGGTAAATGTCCATGTACAGAGAGGTACAATAGGAGTTTCGATAAGATCACTGAGTACAGAGATACCTGATTTTTCAAAATTAGGTCTACCTGAAGTGGTAAGAAGTTTCACAGAATATGAAAACGGTCTGATACTGGTAACAGGTCCTACTGGAAGTGGTAAATCTACTACACTGGCCTCTTTGATTGATAAAATAAACAAAGAAAAAGCACATCATATAATAACTGTAGAGGACCCCATAGAATATCTTCATACTCATAAAAGGGCTTTGGTGGAGCAAAGGGAATTAAAGGCCGATACAGAAAGTTTTTCTACGGCTCTTAAATATGCTCTGAGACAGGATCCAGATGTAATTCTTATAGGTGAGATGAGGGACCTTGAAACTATAACAGCTGCCCTTACAGCAGCAGAAACCGGTCACTTGGTATTTGGGACACTGCATACAAACAGTGCAGCAAAGACAATAGATAGAATAATAGATGTATTTCCTATGGATCAGCAGTCTCAGATAAGAATACAGCTGTCAACTTCATTAAGAGCGGTATTGGCTCAGCAACTTGTTCCTTCTACTGACCGCAAGAGAAAAGTTGCCTGTGAAATAATGGTAGGAACCCCGGCAATAGGAAACTTAATAAGAGAAAATAAGACATATCAGATACCTTCAATGATAGAAACTGGTATGAGACACGGAATGATAAGTATGGACGCTTTTTTGGAAAAGCTTCTTAAACAAGGTAAAATAACCACACAGGAATTTGAAAAAAGATCCAGTGTTAAGAAAAATAAAATTGATCTATAG
- a CDS encoding type II secretion system F family protein, whose translation MPKYKYRARDKNGHLIDGEMEAANESELNVELDNLGHFLISVEKPDAILGGDILAPFKKVKIKEMTQFTTELSTLIEAGISIVSALEIEAKQLKDGVLKTAISKAIEDIKGGESFSDALSKHPKVFKKIYTGLVKSGEVSGQLDNILLDLAKYLDVSYKNRSKVKSAIIYPCVMFIVALAVSVFLLVVVLPSFVSVFENAGVDLPLPTRILLNLSLFMKTKWYLMLGGIAFIIALIRLWYTTVDGRYNIDGYKLKVPIFGSLMKKSVVSRFTRTFGALMKSSVPMLHALDILKESIENAVIEEVVDKMKVVVSEGGKVSKELEESKYFPAMVARMVSVGENTGELDKMLLKISDHYDNELENDIKGLTSIIEPILIVFMGVVVGSIVLAVMLPMFDMIKLVK comes from the coding sequence GTGCCAAAATATAAATACAGAGCCAGAGATAAAAATGGACACCTAATTGACGGAGAAATGGAAGCAGCTAATGAATCGGAGCTGAATGTAGAGTTAGATAATCTCGGACACTTTCTGATAAGTGTAGAAAAACCAGATGCAATTCTAGGGGGGGATATACTCGCTCCTTTCAAAAAAGTAAAGATAAAAGAGATGACACAATTTACAACAGAACTGTCTACCCTTATAGAAGCCGGAATATCTATAGTCTCAGCTCTTGAGATTGAGGCGAAGCAACTAAAGGATGGGGTCTTGAAAACAGCTATATCAAAGGCTATAGAGGACATCAAGGGAGGGGAAAGTTTCTCTGATGCCCTGTCAAAACACCCTAAGGTCTTTAAAAAAATATATACGGGACTTGTAAAATCAGGAGAGGTTTCAGGACAGTTGGACAATATATTGTTAGATCTTGCAAAGTATCTGGATGTGAGCTACAAGAACAGATCAAAGGTAAAATCTGCAATTATTTATCCCTGTGTAATGTTTATAGTGGCACTGGCAGTATCTGTGTTTCTATTGGTAGTTGTACTGCCTAGTTTTGTTTCTGTATTTGAAAATGCAGGTGTGGACCTTCCTCTTCCTACAAGAATACTTTTAAATCTTTCTCTTTTTATGAAAACCAAGTGGTATTTGATGCTTGGGGGAATAGCTTTTATCATCGCATTGATACGTCTTTGGTATACTACTGTTGACGGGAGATATAATATAGATGGATATAAACTAAAAGTCCCTATATTTGGGAGCCTTATGAAAAAGTCAGTGGTATCAAGATTTACAAGGACTTTCGGAGCCCTCATGAAAAGTTCTGTCCCTATGCTTCATGCATTGGATATCCTAAAGGAAAGTATAGAAAATGCTGTCATAGAAGAGGTCGTGGATAAGATGAAAGTGGTTGTGAGTGAAGGTGGAAAGGTCTCTAAAGAGCTAGAGGAAAGTAAATATTTTCCGGCGATGGTTGCAAGGATGGTTTCCGTAGGTGAAAATACAGGAGAGCTCGATAAAATGTTGCTGAAGATATCCGATCACTATGATAACGAGCTAGAAAATGATATAAAAGGGCTGACTTCAATTATCGAACCTATCCTCATAGTTTTTATGGGTGTAGTAGTTGGAAGTATCGTTTTAGCTGTTATGCTTCCTATGTTTGATATGATAAAGCTTGTGAAATAG
- a CDS encoding coproporphyrinogen III oxidase, with protein sequence MILDTDFDITENSMDEFLRILVPEARGRDIKIRTIEEGENISLLIETNGFKKQFTYKNHIDRIDDQKIVMAKTSLLEIYGKDYAWGSLKGVRPTKLVRRLLALNYDYLEIKDILEGLFKVSEKKSSLIIEVVKKEMEYLNREYINMYIGIPFCPTKCRYCSFASYEINSGVGRHYNAFVDTLIEEIKLTGEHLKENGYKLGSVYIGGGTPSILTETDIERVLASVKNNVDLSSVKEFTFEAGRVDTLTKKKLEIMKNYGVDRISLNPQTFNEETLKNLNRTFSRDKFDEMYSLSKNMGFIINMDLIIGLPGEGTKEILNTMKELEKYQMENLTVHVLALKKASVLFKEGHQEEKIDRQAVENGIEELTKKKSLKPYYMYRLKNSTQWGENLGYAIEGKESIFNIEMIEENQSTIGLGGGAITKKISAESPVRDHIDRLVGPKEPATYVREMRERLKKKLDLFKK encoded by the coding sequence TTGATTTTAGATACAGATTTTGATATTACAGAAAACAGTATGGATGAGTTTTTGAGAATACTGGTTCCCGAAGCAAGAGGAAGAGATATAAAAATAAGAACTATAGAGGAAGGAGAGAATATAAGCCTTCTCATAGAAACCAACGGTTTTAAAAAACAGTTCACCTATAAAAACCATATCGACAGAATAGATGATCAAAAGATAGTCATGGCAAAGACCTCTCTTTTAGAGATCTATGGTAAAGACTATGCCTGGGGAAGTTTAAAGGGGGTAAGACCTACTAAGCTTGTTAGAAGGCTGTTGGCTTTAAATTATGACTATCTAGAGATAAAGGATATTTTAGAGGGACTTTTTAAGGTGTCAGAAAAAAAGAGCTCTCTTATTATTGAGGTTGTAAAAAAAGAAATGGAGTACCTAAACCGAGAGTATATAAATATGTATATAGGTATACCTTTCTGTCCTACAAAATGCAGATACTGTTCTTTTGCATCCTATGAGATTAACAGTGGAGTGGGAAGACACTATAACGCCTTTGTAGATACCTTAATAGAAGAGATAAAGCTCACAGGAGAACATTTGAAAGAAAACGGCTATAAGCTTGGATCGGTTTATATAGGTGGAGGTACACCGAGTATACTGACAGAAACTGACATTGAAAGGGTGCTGGCGTCTGTGAAGAATAATGTGGATCTTTCTTCTGTAAAAGAATTTACCTTTGAAGCTGGACGAGTGGATACTCTCACAAAGAAGAAGCTTGAGATAATGAAAAACTATGGTGTAGACAGAATAAGCTTAAACCCTCAGACATTTAATGAGGAAACCTTAAAAAATCTAAATAGGACATTCTCTAGAGATAAATTTGATGAGATGTATTCCTTATCCAAGAATATGGGATTTATCATAAATATGGACTTGATTATAGGTCTTCCTGGAGAGGGAACCAAAGAGATACTAAATACTATGAAAGAGCTTGAAAAATATCAGATGGAAAATCTCACTGTGCATGTATTGGCACTTAAAAAAGCCTCAGTGCTTTTTAAAGAGGGACATCAGGAGGAAAAAATCGACAGGCAAGCTGTTGAGAATGGTATAGAAGAGCTTACTAAAAAGAAATCTCTTAAACCCTATTACATGTATAGGCTGAAAAACAGCACCCAGTGGGGAGAAAACCTAGGCTATGCTATCGAGGGGAAAGAATCTATATTTAACATAGAAATGATAGAGGAAAACCAGTCTACCATTGGTCTAGGCGGAGGAGCCATCACAAAAAAAATATCGGCAGAATCCCCTGTGAGAGATCATATAGACAGACTGGTAGGGCCAAAAGAACCGGCAACCTATGTAAGAGAAATGAGAGAAAGGCTTAAAAAAAAGTTAGACCTTTTTAAAAAATAA
- a CDS encoding ComEA family DNA-binding protein, with protein sequence MSENRKFLLLILLILGIFAGEKLYKNFNTEKNKKESKYELTVTRNAYKDKNKPLDINKATVDTMLKNGINLRYAEGIDEYREITGGFQNIEELRRIKGIGAKTLEKISGKVKVYEKAKRNKLYINEASDKILLYFGFTKKEIKKIRKKQKENFKINSNIEFRELLDDERYYYFKDFVQYERY encoded by the coding sequence ATGAGTGAGAACAGAAAATTCCTGCTTCTCATCTTACTGATACTTGGAATTTTTGCAGGAGAAAAACTTTATAAAAATTTCAATACTGAAAAAAACAAAAAAGAGTCAAAGTATGAGCTCACTGTAACAAGAAACGCTTATAAAGATAAAAATAAACCTCTAGATATAAATAAAGCTACTGTGGATACGATGTTGAAAAATGGTATAAATCTAAGATATGCCGAAGGTATAGACGAGTATCGTGAGATAACAGGAGGATTTCAAAATATAGAGGAACTCAGAAGGATAAAGGGTATAGGGGCGAAAACTCTTGAAAAAATCTCTGGAAAAGTAAAAGTTTATGAGAAGGCAAAAAGAAATAAGCTTTATATAAATGAAGCCTCTGATAAGATTCTTCTTTATTTTGGTTTTACAAAAAAAGAGATAAAGAAAATAAGAAAAAAACAAAAAGAAAATTTTAAAATCAATAGTAATATTGAATTTAGAGAGTTACTAGACGATGAAAGGTATTATTATTTTAAAGATTTTGTACAATACGAGAGATACTGA
- the hslO gene encoding Hsp33 family molecular chaperone HslO, producing the protein MARLIRGASKNARFFIVDSKDVVQKAQDIHKCSPTAIAAFGRLLTAGIIMGAGLKGDDLMTLRTDTDGSLNHMVVTSDSLGGIKGYLSNPEAELPLKSNGQPDVGGVVGKGMLRVIKDMGLKEPYVGISNIQTGEIAEDIAYYYYTSEQTPTVLALGVSLNDDMSIKNAGGYMIQLLPDSEDQFIDKLEAKIGAIRPVTELFDGGMNLERIAKLLYEDMEDENAEKLVEDYEVYEEIETKYSCNCDKDRFYKGLVALGKNQLEEIFSEKDTLEVECHFCKSKYSFSKQEFENLMN; encoded by the coding sequence ATGGCCAGACTTATTAGAGGTGCTAGCAAGAATGCTAGATTTTTTATAGTAGATTCAAAGGATGTTGTTCAAAAGGCTCAAGATATACATAAATGCAGCCCTACTGCTATTGCTGCATTTGGAAGACTCCTTACAGCAGGGATAATAATGGGTGCAGGGTTAAAAGGTGATGATCTCATGACTCTTAGGACTGACACAGATGGATCTTTAAATCACATGGTTGTTACCTCAGATTCATTAGGGGGAATAAAGGGGTATCTTTCAAACCCAGAGGCGGAACTGCCTTTAAAATCCAATGGACAGCCTGATGTAGGTGGAGTAGTAGGAAAGGGTATGTTGAGAGTAATAAAGGATATGGGACTGAAAGAACCATACGTTGGTATTTCCAATATACAGACTGGAGAGATAGCAGAAGATATAGCTTATTATTATTATACATCAGAACAGACGCCAACGGTTCTAGCTCTGGGAGTTTCATTGAATGATGACATGTCCATAAAAAATGCAGGAGGATATATGATTCAGCTTTTGCCTGATTCTGAGGATCAGTTTATAGACAAGTTAGAAGCAAAGATAGGTGCTATAAGACCTGTGACTGAACTCTTTGATGGAGGTATGAATCTAGAAAGAATAGCAAAACTTCTTTATGAAGACATGGAAGATGAGAATGCTGAAAAACTTGTAGAGGACTATGAGGTATACGAAGAGATAGAAACAAAATACAGTTGTAATTGCGATAAAGATAGGTTCTATAAGGGCCTTGTTGCCCTTGGGAAGAACCAGCTTGAAGAAATCTTCTCTGAGAAGGATACTTTAGAGGTAGAGTGTCACTTCTGTAAATCAAAGTATTCTTTTAGTAAGCAGGAGTTTGAAAATTTAATGAACTAA
- a CDS encoding fumarylacetoacetate hydrolase family protein has protein sequence MKFVYYLENDEKKIGIMKNAQSIVDISDFYSSKNIKKPKDINELLDSWDELFLEDLKKFITENKATSNLTDVKLLAPIEYPKRNLLCLGKNYLDHAKEIKGLKGAEDVIPKFPIYFSKIADPAIGDGDIILNHKDITDKIDYEVELGIVIGKEGINIKPEKVEDHIFGYTIVNDVSARNIQRKHGQWFKGKCLETFCPMGPVIVHKSEIPFPVELDIKCSVNDELRQNSNTNMMIFDIPTIISDLSKGMKLHKGDIIITGTPSGVGLGFKPFKFLKSGDKVVCEIEKIGTLTNIVE, from the coding sequence CGAAAAAAAAATAGGAATAATGAAAAATGCTCAATCTATAGTGGATATAAGTGATTTTTATTCTTCTAAAAACATTAAAAAACCAAAAGATATCAACGAACTGTTAGACAGCTGGGACGAACTATTTTTAGAGGATCTCAAAAAATTTATCACTGAAAATAAAGCTACTTCAAATCTAACTGATGTTAAACTTCTAGCACCTATAGAATATCCAAAGAGAAACCTTCTGTGTCTAGGAAAAAACTACCTAGATCATGCCAAGGAGATCAAAGGACTAAAGGGAGCAGAAGACGTTATACCAAAGTTTCCCATCTACTTTTCAAAAATAGCAGACCCTGCCATAGGTGATGGAGATATCATCCTAAATCACAAGGATATCACAGATAAGATCGACTATGAGGTAGAATTAGGGATTGTCATAGGTAAGGAAGGGATTAATATAAAACCCGAAAAGGTTGAAGATCATATATTTGGATATACAATCGTAAATGATGTGTCCGCAAGAAATATACAAAGAAAACACGGACAGTGGTTCAAAGGTAAATGTCTTGAGACTTTTTGCCCTATGGGGCCAGTAATAGTCCATAAAAGTGAAATCCCTTTTCCTGTTGAATTAGACATAAAATGCAGTGTAAATGATGAGCTTCGTCAAAATTCAAATACAAACATGATGATTTTTGACATACCCACAATCATAAGTGACCTTTCTAAAGGAATGAAACTCCACAAGGGAGATATTATAATCACAGGAACTCCTTCTGGGGTGGGACTTGGATTCAAACCCTTTAAATTCTTGAAATCAGGGGACAAAGTTGTCTGTGAGATAGAAAAAATAGGTACTCTTACCAATATTGTGGAATAA